The genomic window CTCCATGAGCCAGAACAATTGCTTGCGCGATCGCTAATCCCAATCCAGATCCACCAGTACGACGCGAGCGATCGCTATTCACTCGATAAAAACGGTCAAAAATCCGCTTTTGCTCGTGCGATGCAATACCAATACCTGTATCTTGAACTTCAATTACAGCATTACCGTTGCTGCGTTTGAGGATAACAGTTACATAACCGCCAGCAGGGGTATATTGAATAGCATTAGCAATTAGATTAGAAAGCACACGCAACAGTTGATCTTCATCTCCCATCACGTATAAAAGCTCTTGGCATAACACCAAAGATGTTAGTTGCAAAGAAGCCGCAGCTGCTAACGCTGAAAATTCTTCTATTAGGTCATTAATCAAAATATTCAGACAGCAATGTACTTGTTGTGTCGCCAGCGTTTGCTGTTCCAACCGAGACAGTAACAGCATATCCTGAACTAGTTCAGCTAGTCGATGATTCTGACGTTGAATAGATGCCAAAACATCTCGCGCCTCCTCAGACAGATACTCCATATCAAATAAAGTTTCTACCGTTGCATTAATCGCTGCAAGAGGAGTACGCAACTCATGAGAAGCATCAGACGTAAACTGTTGCATTTGTTTATACGACCTGTCAATTGGTCGCATTGCTAACCCTGCCAGCCACCAACTAGAACCACCAACTAACAATACCGTAATTGGCAATCCCACGGCCAAAATTAATTTCAAAGCAGCGAGACGATTATCAAGGTCATTGAGATTGCGCCCTACCTGAATATAGCCCCAATCTTGATTATCCTGAGTGTGCAGCAGTAGAGACTTTTGACTGTAACGATTGCCTTGCAAGTCTTTGACTGTTTGCCACACTTGGGTTTGCACAGTCGGTGGCAATTCATCAGGTTGGAAACCTGCCACTGCAATTAACCGTCCTGAACCATCGACAAAACGGATGTAATATTGCTTATCTTTATATACAGTACTAAAAATGCCGTGTTCATTATGGGTGCTTTGACTGTGACTCAGGATATTTTGGGTAGGACAACTGGACTCAGCTAAACAAATATTTGGTAAAACCTGCTGGAAAACTAGCTCTGTAATACCAGGTTGTTTCAAATTCGGTTCAATTACATCATGTAGTGTACCTGCTACCGATTCCAGTTCCCGGTTGATAGAAGCCACATAAGCATCAATGATTACTTTGTAAACCACAAAACCGCATAAGGATAGAATCAGAGCCATAACTACCGCATACCAGGTAGCCAATTGCCAGCGAGTCTTACGAAATAGTCGAATCTGCATTGCCAGGATTGAAACGATAGCCCATACTAGGGACAGTTTCGATTAGCCCATCACAACCATATTCCGATAATTTGCGTCGCAAAAGTCGGATTTGAGCTGCTACTACATTACTAACGCGTTCTGCACTAAAGGCGTACAGATGATTTAAAATTTGGTCGCGGGTAATAACTGTATTAGGACGTTTCATCAAATATTCTAATAATTGAAATTCTTTTTTTGTTAAATAAATTACCTTATTTTCACCATTCGGGTACTGTCGAGAAACTGTACAATTACCGCAGTCCAGGATAAGTCCACCAACTTGCAATTGTAAAGGCTGGAACTGAGACGTAAGCGATGCGCCTCCTAAAGCAGATCGCCTTTGCAAAGCACGCAACCGCGCCAGTAGTTCTGCCATGCCAAACGGCTTGATTAGATAATCATCTGCTCCTGCATCTAGACCAGCTACCTTATCTGCCATGCTATCTTTAGCGGTTAGCATCAGCACTGGTAAAGCATTACCCCGATTCCTTAAACGTTTACACAATTCCAAACCTGACATTCCCGGTAACAACCAATCAAAAATTGCCAGTGTATATTGAGTCCAATTATGTTCTAGATAAATCCAGGCTTCATTTCCATCCAAAACCCAGTCAACAATATATCTTTCTTTACTCAACTTTCGCTGAATTGACGCACCTAGATCCGGCTCATCTTCAACTAACAGAACTTTCATAAGCAGTAAATTTACTCTAGAAATTTGTTCATTAAATTACACGCAATTGAACAATTCCAATGGGTAACTCTACATTCATACCAGCGAAAATAGTAGATATATTGTAGAACTTATTACCAGTAGTGACTGCTGTTTTTTTAACATTATTCATCTTTACAATGATAGTAGTTCCAGGAGCGACTGATTCGGCAAACTCTAGCGTAGCTTTTTTGCCTTGAATAGAAACTTTTGCCGCAATTTCTTTACCAGATTGCTCGTACATATCAATACTTTCTCTGAGGACAATATTAGCTGGAGCTTCGATAATTAGCTGAGAAATAGTCTTGCTGTTTTCGGGAACTGCTATTTTTAAAGTATGTCTGAGAATTCTCCAGTGGCGAATACCTTGAGGAGATTCCCCTAAGCTAATAACGTGAGGAAAGTTACTAGATTGTGGTGTAGGATTTGCATAAGTAGCTGGAACTAAAACTGCCATAGTCAAGACAAAAATAGTAGTAGGTGTCAATTTTCTATTCATTGCGTTCTTATAATTACCTCACTATATCCATCAATTATTAGAATCATCTTCAGTGAAAGATGTTACCTTTTAATAGCTTGACAAAGCGAGATGAAATTTGGGTGAAATTTTTGCTAGTTACACGGATTTATTAAAAAAAACAAATAAGTGACCTTTGATAGAGCTATGACGTTTTCCTATAACGTATCTCTTTATAGTCTCAAAACTCTCTCTAACCTCGTTTCAACTTATAACGATATTGACAAACAGTTGAAGAAGCAAGATGTTCGTACTGATGTTTTGTCATACATTTAACTGAAAATATAGTGTTGTAGATTTGTGTGGCAACGACGGAGATAACTCAGTGCTTGTTTTTCTATATAACGAACTCTCCTCTCACTAATGTTGAGATGTTGAGCTACCTGCGTCAAAGTGAGTTCACAATTATCTTCCAAGCCATAATGCAAAATTAGGACTTGTTGCTGCTGTGGAGTTAATTCTCTCAGCGAGAGATAGATATCTTGACGCATTAAATTTTGAGTTACTTGGATTTCAGGCGAGGCTTCTGGAACTTCTGTTAAAAGTTCTTGCAATTCTGTGTCTTCGTTATCGCCCACTTGTTTATCTAATGAGACAGGTTGACGAGATATCATCAGCAGTTCGCGGATTTGAGCAGGGTTTAATTTCATCTTTTCTGCAATTTCAGGTACACTAGGACTACGCTTTAATTTTTGAGATAATTCTCTTTGCACTTTTTTAAATTTATTCAACTTTTCGGTAAGATGAATTGGCAGTCTAATAGTTCGTGATTGCTGAGATATTGCTCGTGTCATTCCCTGGCTAATCCACCAATAAGCATAGGTAGAAAACTTATAGCCACGAGTGGGGTCAAATTTCTCTACACCACGCTCTAAACCTAATGAACCTTCCTGAATTAAATCCATAAACTCCACATTTCGTCCTTGATATTTTTTGGCGATAGAAACCACTAAACGGAGATTTGCTACCATCATTTTTTGCTTTGATTGTGTACCTTTCTGAAAAATTTCCTTCACTTCCATTTCACTAAGTTGTACATATTGAGCTAATTCTTTTTGAGATGGTTCGTGATTGAGTTGTTTCTGCAAAGTTTCCTTTTTATTTTGTAACGTAATCATCTGCTGTACCTGTTTGCTATATACAATTTCTTCCTCATGAGTCAACAATGGTACACGAACAATATCTTGCAGATAATTACGAACTATATCTGTGCTGAATTTAATATTTGACGTTGTTGTGATGTTACAAATCGGCATCATTTTAGTATTTTTTGTTTATGTGAAAATATGTTTAATAAAAATTATTCATTCATGTTACGGTAAGTAGCCACGGCTGAAGGATAACTGCGATTGAGATAGCGAAATATCCAATATTTGAAAACTGTATCCATGATTACTGGAACAGTAGCAATAAATAAAGAAGTAAGGCTTTTGTTTTCTGGTAAACCGTAATGTTGGAAAGTACTTTCTATAATTATTTGCCAACCATAAGGAGAGTGAAAACCGACAAATATATCTGTAGATAGAATAATTAAAAAAGCCTTAGCGGAGTCGCTTAGACTATAAGTTATATCGCCAGCAAAAGACATAATAATGGATAGCTGCTGCTTACCTGTTAAGATTAAAATAATTAATGTAATGGCTGTAAGTATATCTGTAAAAACATTTGTTACTGCATTAATACTTTTAATTTTATTTTCTGCTACTAACGCAATAGCTTTTTTCTTAATCTTCTTTTGAACAAGCTTGTCAGAGAATGTGGTGATTTTACCTATTCGAGCTTCAAAATAAACACTTTGCTTAAATCTTTTGAGTTCCGCTAAAGCTTTTTCTTCTTGAGAAGAATTTAAGAAAATATTTAACTCTTGTGAATTCCAAAACTTCTCAATTATGGGAGCAATGAAAAAGTTTCTAGAAAGCTGATTTATAAGTAATGGAACTACAATCAGAATTAACAGAAAACGGAGGGAGGAAATTGTTTGCAGTCGAGAAGCGCGAAACTCTTCAATAACCTTTGCTTCGGCATTTGGATCTAACGTGTGTTGAAATTTTCCTATTGTCCGCAGGATAGAGCGAGGAATAAAGCTCATCTTTTGAGATGATGACTTTGATTTCATCTTAATTTATAAGCATCACAATTCTAGTTGCACCCATAATTTAGTGAGACAACTGTGGCATTTTAAAGACCTATAAGATTTAAAGTTTAAATCTCTAAATTCTACTTTACAAAAATAGGATGAAATTAAGATGAAAAATCAGTATTTTATAGATTTTTTTCTAAATTTAGTTATTTTGGTGTATATTAAAATCAGCAACTTTACTTAAATAACTATTACTTTGGGGATTTGTTCTCACAAAGCTAAGATGATTAGGTATTCGGTTACAGTAATTGCTCTAAATGCGATCGCCACCAAATTCTCTATCCATATACTCAACTAAATTGATTTAAACCACATTTTCTTGAGCAAGAGGACATGGATAACTTGGATCGCCTGTTTCTATCTGAATTGTAGTGTGTTCGATACCGAAATGGTCGTGAAGTTGTTGATTTACCTGAACTAAAAAAGCATCATTAGGATTTCCAGCAGGCATAATTAAATGAGCAGTGAGAGCTGTTTCTGTAGTACTCATTGCCCAGATGTGCAAGTCATGAACACTAGATACACCAGGAAGTTCAGCTAAGAATGTACGGACTGCAAGTGGTTCAATACCTGCTGGTACTGCATCTGTGACTAAGTTCAAAGATTCTTGGAACAATTGCCAAGTACTCACAATAATCACGACAACGATCATCAAACTTACAACTGGGTCAAACCATAGCCAACCAGTGGTAACAATCGCAATACCAGCCAGGACTGCACCTAAAGATACTGCTGCGTCAGCAACCAAATGGAGAAAAGCTCCTCTAATGTTCAAGTCTCTTTCACGACCAGACAAGAACATTAAGGCACTTCCCATATTAATGGCAATACCTACCGCAGCCACGCCGATAATTGTACTACCTGATACTGGGCTGGGTTCACGGAAACGCTGGATAGCTTCCCATGCAACTGCACCAGAAGCTACGAGTACGAGGATAGCGTTCAAAAGAGCTGCCAAAATAGAGGAGCGACGTAACCCGTAAGTGCGGCGTGGTGTTGGTTGGCGACGGCTGAGGAAGCTTGCTCCCCAGGCAAGTAACAAACCTAGAACATCACTCAAATTGTGACCAGCATCGGCAAGTAGGGCAAGGGAATTGGCAGCTAACCCATAAACTACTTCAATGACAACAAATCCAGTGTTGAGAGCAACGCTAATAATGAAGGCACGGTTGTAATTAATCGGTTCGTGGCTGTGTGCGTGACTGTGATTGTGAGACATGAATCTGCCCTTAAAGCGTTACCAACGGCGACAGAACTTCTATGCTTTGACAAGTAACAAACTTATCTTGAAGCATATCTTTGACCAAGGAAAAAAATTCAGCGATCGCACTTTCACTATCAATAACTGTAATAATAAGTGGTAACACAGAAGACTCAGTAGATGGATCTAGCTCGTTCATAGTGCGAAAAATACCATGTTTGCCATATCCAGAAATTGCTCGCATCACCGTCATCCCTGTTATTCCCTGTTGTCGAGCGATTCCCAATAGAGTTTGGTGAAGTGGTTGGTGCTGCCAACCATCAGACTCACTGATATAGATTGTTAGCAGCTTCCATTTAATTGGTTCGTGATTGTACTGTTGAACCATAACTGTTATCCTGTCGCTACCACTTGCTATTAATTATCGCTTGAAGGTAAAGCGACCGTTTACTTTTTCACCATTGATATCAGAAAGAATAGCAACTTTATACTCACCTGCTGCTTTTTCAGAAAGTACAACATGGTAATGTTGTTCTTTAGCTTCATAAGTGAGGGAAAGCGATTTTTGACTACCATCAGGTAGCTGAACTTGAGCAGTTACTTTTGCATCCGAAACTGTAGTATGTTTTTCTCCTTTCTTTAAATAGAAATCTAAATGAGTTTCATTATCCTTTGCTTCAGTAACAAACTCCAAATGGTACTGCCCAAACTCTAAAACTTGACCGCCATGTGAATGTTCACCTTTACCGTCTTCGGAATGCTCTTGAGCATTGTTTTTATTATGAGAATGACCATCATTTTCCGAGTGATTATCTTTCGCTGCGGTTTCAATTTTGGCAGCCGTCTCTGTTGTTGATGCCGATTTATTCTCTGAATTTACAGCTGGATTACTGCCACTACAAGCACCTAAGAAAAGCAAGCTTACACTACCTAAAACTACGAAGCTGGTCTTCAAAAATTTCATTGATTTACACTCCTCAATATTTAGTCAATTAACAACTAAAAACTTGCCTCTCCTGCAATTTCTG from Tolypothrix sp. PCC 7712 includes these protein-coding regions:
- the rppA gene encoding two-component system response regulator RppA: MKVLLVEDEPDLGASIQRKLSKERYIVDWVLDGNEAWIYLEHNWTQYTLAIFDWLLPGMSGLELCKRLRNRGNALPVLMLTAKDSMADKVAGLDAGADDYLIKPFGMAELLARLRALQRRSALGGASLTSQFQPLQLQVGGLILDCGNCTVSRQYPNGENKVIYLTKKEFQLLEYLMKRPNTVITRDQILNHLYAFSAERVSNVVAAQIRLLRRKLSEYGCDGLIETVPSMGYRFNPGNADSTIS
- a CDS encoding DUF2808 domain-containing protein, which produces MNRKLTPTTIFVLTMAVLVPATYANPTPQSSNFPHVISLGESPQGIRHWRILRHTLKIAVPENSKTISQLIIEAPANIVLRESIDMYEQSGKEIAAKVSIQGKKATLEFAESVAPGTTIIVKMNNVKKTAVTTGNKFYNISTIFAGMNVELPIGIVQLRVI
- a CDS encoding RpoD/SigA family RNA polymerase sigma factor → MPICNITTTSNIKFSTDIVRNYLQDIVRVPLLTHEEEIVYSKQVQQMITLQNKKETLQKQLNHEPSQKELAQYVQLSEMEVKEIFQKGTQSKQKMMVANLRLVVSIAKKYQGRNVEFMDLIQEGSLGLERGVEKFDPTRGYKFSTYAYWWISQGMTRAISQQSRTIRLPIHLTEKLNKFKKVQRELSQKLKRSPSVPEIAEKMKLNPAQIRELLMISRQPVSLDKQVGDNEDTELQELLTEVPEASPEIQVTQNLMRQDIYLSLRELTPQQQQVLILHYGLEDNCELTLTQVAQHLNISERRVRYIEKQALSYLRRCHTNLQHYIFS
- a CDS encoding proton extrusion protein PcxA, which produces MKSKSSSQKMSFIPRSILRTIGKFQHTLDPNAEAKVIEEFRASRLQTISSLRFLLILIVVPLLINQLSRNFFIAPIIEKFWNSQELNIFLNSSQEEKALAELKRFKQSVYFEARIGKITTFSDKLVQKKIKKKAIALVAENKIKSINAVTNVFTDILTAITLIILILTGKQQLSIIMSFAGDITYSLSDSAKAFLIILSTDIFVGFHSPYGWQIIIESTFQHYGLPENKSLTSLFIATVPVIMDTVFKYWIFRYLNRSYPSAVATYRNMNE
- a CDS encoding cation diffusion facilitator family transporter → MSHNHSHAHSHEPINYNRAFIISVALNTGFVVIEVVYGLAANSLALLADAGHNLSDVLGLLLAWGASFLSRRQPTPRRTYGLRRSSILAALLNAILVLVASGAVAWEAIQRFREPSPVSGSTIIGVAAVGIAINMGSALMFLSGRERDLNIRGAFLHLVADAAVSLGAVLAGIAIVTTGWLWFDPVVSLMIVVVIIVSTWQLFQESLNLVTDAVPAGIEPLAVRTFLAELPGVSSVHDLHIWAMSTTETALTAHLIMPAGNPNDAFLVQVNQQLHDHFGIEHTTIQIETGDPSYPCPLAQENVV
- a CDS encoding DUF190 domain-containing protein is translated as MVQQYNHEPIKWKLLTIYISESDGWQHQPLHQTLLGIARQQGITGMTVMRAISGYGKHGIFRTMNELDPSTESSVLPLIITVIDSESAIAEFFSLVKDMLQDKFVTCQSIEVLSPLVTL